The Chryseobacterium indologenes genomic sequence ACGGTTCACGGTACAAGGCTGATACAATGTTCTTTCTTGTTGGTGTGAACGATACAAATTGCTCTTTTTGGTTAGCACCCGCAGCCCCAGTAGTTGCACCATTGGCAGGAGCAGCATTTCCGGTATTGGCATTTTGCGGAAGATACTTTGCTGCCATTTCATAGGATTTCTCCATTAATTTGAGTTGGTCGTCAACGGTGGCCACAGGTGGCACATCTTTTTCCGACAACTTTGCTTTTAGTTCGTCCACTTGCTTACGCAATTCCATTGTTTCCGAATTGTTGTCCTGATAAAATGAACCCAACGTGCTTTGTGCATTACGGTAACTGTTCAATACAGAATTTCCGTTTCGTCCCGATTTTCTGCCACCACCCCCAAAGCCGTTGCTTTCTTCATCTTCTTCAGGTAAACTTTCTTCATTGTCAGCAGATGCAGTATCTTCAGTATTCCAATAATCAGAAAGCGTGGTCAGTGCATTGCGCTTTTCCTGCTCTTTGCGTTCGAGCATTTCCTGCTCATACGCCTTGCTTTTATCATCGGGCATCCCTGCTCCGGTAGCCTGCGGTACAGCATCATTCAGCCCGATATTTTCAACTGCCTTTTTATCTTTAGACGGTTTAAATATGAGGTACATACAGCCGAGAAATACCACGCCCATCAAAAGGAAAATGATTGGCTTTTTGAGCTTATCCTTATTGCTCTTTTTATTATCCGGCAGATTTGATGCTCCGTTTTGGTCTTCTCCCTCAACGAGAAAGCTGACCCTTTTTTCATTTTCTTTCATAAATCTGATTTTTTAAAATTGTTGATACACTATCCTGCAACCTTGCAGGGTTTTTACTTTTAAGGACAGGGTTTTCGATATGCTCTATGACCATACCGTTACCGGACTTTGAGGTATCGTACATCACTTTGCCAATGACCGCTACGGTAAGCAGCAGATAACCCACAAAGAAGTACAGCGTATATTGGTGCTGTTTGCGCAAGGGCAACGCCCGCCAACGTTCGTCCAGCTTGTCAAAGTACCTGTCCATATTTGCTCTTAATTTTTTCATAGCCTTACTATTTCTGTGTTACAGCTTGAAACGCTTAGGACTTTTACCCGCCTGTTGCTTCGGCGCATCGTTAACCAGTGCGACCGCTTCCGTTAATTTGGGTGCGGACATTACGGACAGGTTTGCCAGTTCCGATTTTTTGAGTAATTGCCCAAAGCCGTCTTTCTTCGCTACCTCCATACGGCTCAATGAGAATTTGCCATTCAGGTACTTTACCCACATACTGCATTCTACACGGGGCTTGTCATCGCCCGACCATTGCAGGTAGCCTGTCAGCAGTAAGTCCTGCTTAGGCAAAGTATCTGCCCCTTTTTGGCAGCTTTCGAGGTATTCGCTGATACTGTCTTTCAGCTTTCCGGCATACGAACCCTGCGTATGGAAATACCCATTATATCCTTTATCGGTAAGGATTTTTGCGAACGTGCTTAAATCTGATAATGCTTCCATAAGATTGTTTTTTTAGCGTTCGATAACCTCTATATCCTTATTTTCCACGACTGCAAATTTTTCAATATTGAAGCCCTGCGGATTGTTGTCGGAACGAACGGAGTTGACGAGATAGCAGGAAGTAATCAAGTTGCGCCTGGTTACGTTGCTTGACCGGATAATGAACTGTTTGGCATAGGTACGCACTGCATACGGGTAGTTGTCGAAGTTGCACA encodes the following:
- the traM gene encoding conjugative transposon protein TraM, translated to MKENEKRVSFLVEGEDQNGASNLPDNKKSNKDKLKKPIIFLLMGVVFLGCMYLIFKPSKDKKAVENIGLNDAVPQATGAGMPDDKSKAYEQEMLERKEQEKRNALTTLSDYWNTEDTASADNEESLPEEDEESNGFGGGGRKSGRNGNSVLNSYRNAQSTLGSFYQDNNSETMELRKQVDELKAKLSEKDVPPVATVDDQLKLMEKSYEMAAKYLPQNANTGNAAPANGATTGAAGANQKEQFVSFTPTRKNIVSALYREPSDSAFAADWSQTKNRGFYTAGSIEQAVQPKNSIKACVHEAQTVVGETGVRLRLLEPAKTPQRTIPKGTIVTANAKFQNGRLQLKVTSVELEGNIIPVDITIYDLDGQQGLYVPYSPEMNALTEMAGNMSQTGGTSVMLTQNAGQQVAADLSRGVVQGISGYFAKKVRTPKVTLKAGYQVFLVSKK
- a CDS encoding nitrogen regulatory IIA protein, which encodes MKKLRANMDRYFDKLDERWRALPLRKQHQYTLYFFVGYLLLTVAVIGKVMYDTSKSGNGMVIEHIENPVLKSKNPARLQDSVSTILKNQIYERK